The segment TTGAAAGATGCGGCGATCATGGCGAACTGCCCGGATCCGGCAACACGCCGCAAATGGGTACAGCGTATTCTCGATCACGATGGTAGCAACGGACACGAGGGCGGTATCGAAGCCTGGTTGCAACTGGGTGAAGCGGTAGGGCTGACGCGTGAAGAACTGCTGTCTGAGCAGCATGTGCTGCCGGGCGTGCGCTTTGCGGTCGACGCCTACGTGAACTTTGCCCGTCGCGCCAACTGGCAGGAGGCGGCCTGTAGCTCGCTGACCGAATTGTTCGCGCCGCAGATCCATCAGTCGCGTCTCGATAGCTGGCCGCAGCACTATCCGTGGATCAAAGAGGAAGGTTATTTCTACTTCCGCAGCCGTCTGAGCCAGGCGAACCGCGATGTTGAGCACGGGCTGGCGCTGGCGCTGGAGATCTTCACCACGGCGGAACAGCAGAACCGTATGCTGGAAATCCTGCAATTCAAGCTCGACATCCTGTGGACCATGCTCGATGCCATGACCATGGCTTACGCGTTAGAACGTCCCCCTTATCACACGGTCACCGATAAGGCGGCCTGGCACACCACCCGACTGGTATAAACAGATGAAAGATAACCTGATCCCCGCGTTCCGCCGTGGCTATCGCCTGCAATGGGAACCGGCGCAGGAGAGCCACGTTGTGCTCTACCCGGAAGGCATGGCGAAGCTGAATGAAACCGCGACCGCCATCCTCGAACTGGTGACCGGCAAACAAGATGTCGCCGCGATTATCGCGACGCTGAATGCGCGCTTCCCGGATGCGGGTGGTGTGGATGAAGACGTAAAAGCATTTTTGCAGTCTGCTATTGAACAGAAATGGATCCAGTGTCGTGAACCCGAATAAAAACGGCGTGACGCCGCCGCTGTGGCTGCTGGCCGAGCTGACTTACCGCTGCCCGTTGCAGTGTCCGTACTGCTCGAACCCGCTCGATTTTGCCCAGCAGGAAAAAGAGCTGACCACCGAACAGTGGATTGAGGTGTTCCGTCAGGCACGCGCGATGGGTAGCGTGCAGCTCGGTTTTTCCGGCGGTGAACCGCTGACGCGTAAAGATTTACCGGAACTGATCAAGGCGGCGCGCGATCTCGGTTTCTACACTAACCTGATCACTTCAGGCATTGGCCTGACGCAAAACAAACTGGATGCGTTTGCCGATGCCGGACTGGACCATATTCAGATCAGCTTTCAGGCGAGTGACGAAACGCTGAACGCTGCGCTGGCCGGATCGAAGAAAGCCTTCCAGCAGAAACTGGAGATGGCGAAAGCGGTGAAAGCACACGGTTATCCGATGGTGCTGAACTTCGTGTTGCATCGCCATAACATCGACCAGATCGACAAAATTATCGACCTGTGTATCGAGCTGGAAGCCGATGATGTCGAACTGGCAACCTGCCAGTTTTACGGCTGGGCGCATATCAATCGTCAGGGATTGTTACCGACGCGCGAGCAAATCGCCCGTGCCGAAGCCGTGGTGGCCGAGTATCGCCAGCGCATGGAAGCCAGCGGCAACCTGACCAACCTGTTGTTCGTCACGCCGGATTATTACGAAGAACGTCCGAAGCCCTGCATGGGCGGCTGGGGATCGATCTTCCTCAGCGTCACGCCGGAAGGTACGGCATTGCCGTGCCACAGCGCCCGCCAGTTACCGGTTGAGTTCCCGTCGGTGCTGGAGCAGAGTCTGGACGACATCTGGTATAACTCATTCGGTTTTAACCGTTACCGGGGTTATGACTGGATGCCGGAGCCGTGCCGTTCCTGTGACGAAAAAGAGAAGGACTTCGGCGGCTGTCGTTGCCAGGCCTATATGCTGACCGGCAATGCTGACAACACCGACCCGGTATGCAGCAAATCGCCACACCACGATAAAATCCTCGAAGCCCGGCGTGAAGCCAGCTGTAGCGATATCAAAATCGCACAACTGCAATTCCGTAATCGCGCCAACTCGCAGCTGATCTACAAGCAGCGCATTCTCTGATGACCACGCGCAGCCTGACACTGGCGAACGGCCTGCGCTGTCACCTCCACCAGCAACCTGATGCGCACGATGCTGCCGCGTTGGTGCAGGTGACAGCGGGCAGCCTGCATGAGCCGGATCGCTGGCCAGGGCTGGCGCATTTGCTGGAACATCTGGTGTTTTGCGGTAGCACAGGCATCGCTGATGACCAGCGCCTGATGCCGTGGGTGCAGCAACAGGGCGGCCAGGTCAACGCGACTACCCAACTCAGCGACAGCGCATTTTTCTTTCAGGTTCCGGCCAGGGCGTTGGAGGCAGGCGTCGCGCGTCTGCTGGATATGCTCGCGGCTCCGCGTCTGACTGAGGAGGCCATCCGCCAGGAAAGTGCCGTCATTGACGCGGAGTATCGTTTGCTGCAACGCCACGCGGCCACATTGAGCGAGGCGGCGTTGCTGGATATGCCTGATGCCCCTGCGCGGTTACGGCGTTTTCGTGTCGGCAGTCAGGTGGTTTTCGGTGACAACGTCACAGACTTGCAGCAGGCGTTACGCGCGTTTCATCAGCAGCATTATGTGGCGGAGAGCATGACGTTGTGGCTGCAAGGCCCACAACCCCTGGTGGAGCTGGAACAACTGGCGCAACGCTATGGTCAGCAACTCAGGCCGGGCACCGCACCGGTCATCGCGTTGCCATCCCCTTCAGGCGGCATCTCGCACCGGCAGATCCAACTGGCGGGCGAAGAAGCCTTCTGGCTGACTTTTATCTTGCCGGACAGCGCCGATACATTACGTGACAACGTCACCTTGTGCCGTCAGTTCTGGCTCGATGAGGCCCCCGGCAGTTTGCTGGCACAACTGCGGGCTGCCGGGTTGTGTGAAAATATCAGCCTGCAATGGTTATGGCGTGATAGCCAACACAGCTGGCTGGCGCTGAAATTTACGGCGCGCACCCTTAGCACGCGCCAGGCTCTGTGCATCGAAGCGCAGTTCCGGCAGCACCTCAGCGACCTGATGCACACCGGAACCCCACAACGTCACCATTATCAGCGGCTGGCGCAGGAAGACTTCCGGCAACTGACACCGCTGGAGCAACTGCGTGGCCGTGCTACTGGCTTTGCGCCGGGCACTGCTGCCGACTTTGGTGACTGGCTCCGGCTCCTGCAACAATGCCAGCCACGCCGATTGCTGACCCAGGTCCAGGTTGACGCGATAACCCGCCACACCCAGGGATTCGACCTCGCGCTTGCCGACTGGTCAGCACCGGCGAAGGTGTCGGCCTCGGGACTGCCATGTTGGTTTTATCCACTGGCACAGCCGCCGAGTCTGCGGGCGTTGCCTGACCAGAGTTTCCCCATGCTGCGGGTAACGCCGGTTCAGCCACAGCAGACCTTGCTGTTGCGTCCGGCATTTTACCAGCCGTTAAGTGATGAGCTTGCCGGGGCGCGCCAGCAATTGCTGCGTCCCATTCTCGCTGCGTTACGCCATAGCGGCGGGCGTGGGAGTTGGCAGCAGGTGCAGGGGAGCTGGCAACTGACCCTGCATCTGCCGAAAGAGCGGGACGCGGCGTTGGCTGCGGTGCAACAAACGGTGCAGGCGCTGCATATTGGGGTTGAACCTCAACCGGTGAATGCTGCTGATGGCATCGTGATTCGTCAGCTGTTAGCAGCGTTGCCGCACCAATTGCTGACAACATCAGCGGCACCAGGCTGGCAGGCGGCCTGGAGTGGTAGCGACATGGCGTTGGCTGAGGACATCGCGCGGGTGCTGAGTGACCTGCCGTTGGCCGCAGCGGCGGCTGAGCCATCATTAACCGCAGGCGTGACCGCCATTCCGTGCTCAGGTCGTGACCAGGCGCTGCTGCTGTTTATGCCATTGATCGCCGCCGATGATGCCTCGCTGGCCGCGTTGCGCATGCTGGCGCTGATTTATGAACCACGCTTTTTCCAGCGCCTGCGGGTCGAACAGCAAATTGGTTATGTGGTGTCGGCGCGCTACCAGCGGGTGGCGGATGTGGATGGCATCCTGCTGGCGTTGCAATCACCTGATATCCCCTGGCCTACGCTTCTCGGTCATTGCAAACGCTTCCTGCGTGCCCTCGATGTTGCTGAGGTCGATCTCGCGGCCTTGCAGCCAACATTGCGCAACCCGCTTTCCAGCGTGGATAACGCGACGGCGGCGTTAAGGGCATTGCGGCAGCAACAGGGACTGGCGGAATTATCGTCCGACGCCATTGATGCTCTTTGCCTGACACAGTTGCAACAACTCCATCAGCGTTTGCTGCGCGGTCGTCGTCACTGGCGAGTTCTGGTGGCGTTAAGTCAGACGCTGAATTGTCCCTAAAAGTAACTGTTTCGTATTGATATTGCTGAATTTTTTTGAAAAATTCAGCCAAAACTCTTCACTGTTCCTGCGCGGCATAATGCCCGACACTCAAGGCATATTCTGAGCAAAAAGGAACACCCGTGAAAAACGTTACTCGCTTCGCACTGCCGTTGCTGGCCGCCGCTACCCTGTACGCTCCGCTGTCACAGGCGGCTGCCATGCACTACGATCTCAACCCGGAACACACCTCGGTGATTGTCACCTGGACCCACTTCGGTTTCTCCCATCCCACCGCCGACATCCCGAACAGCAAAGGTACGCTGGTGTTTGATAAGGACCACCCGGAGCAGTCACGCGTTGACGTCACGCTGCCGATCACCCAGATCGATAGCCATGTCCCGGCGCTAACCAAAGAGTTTCTCGGCAAAGAGTATTTCGACACCGCGAAATATCCGTCAGCGGTGTTCCACAGCACCAAAGTGGTCGCGAAGGGCGATAATAAGTTTGATGTAGAAGGGAATCTGACCCTGAAAGGCATCACCAAACCGATTACTCTGCACGCCACTCTGAACCAGCAGGGTGAGCATCCGATGGTGAAGAAGCAGGCGATTGGTTTTGATGCCACCGGCACCATCAAGCGTTCTGACTTCAAGCTGGATAAATATGTTCCGGCGGTGAGCGACGATGTGACGCTCACCATTTCGACCGAAGCGTACGCGAAGTAATTAAGGTCCATAATGGCGCGATTTATCGCGCCATTATGGATTAAGCCATAAATCCAAACGGCGCAAGCTCAGGTAGCTCAACTTTGAGTTGATGCCATTGTTGGTCGCGACCCCGGATAAAGATTTTATTATCCCCTTCCATTTTAAGCAGTTCACCAGGATGTGATTTCTCATTGATAGATTTAGGTGCTTGATAGACCGGAGCATTCTTGTCGATCTCATGCCAGATGCCACGCAAATCCATAATCATGGTATAGAGCGGGTTGCTGGCATCGATCTGACCGGGAATCAGTCTGTTGGCTATTTCTGTCACCGTTTTCTGACTAAGATCCCCATGCAGCAGCAGAAACATGTCATAGCTAAAAAAGAAATCCCGTAACACGGCGACTCTGTCGGGAGAATAGATAGCTGAAGCCCCTTTGGTTGTGCAGATTACACACATTTCGTTATGTTGTATCTGAACACCATTCAGGGTTGAATTTCTCTCCGGATGATAAAAGAAATAATCCTTATTACCCATGTCAATCTTTAATTCGTCTGTTGTATCCAGTTGTGTTCGTATGCCGTTATTATGCTGGAAAATTAATTTTTCTTGAGTACGTTGAATCACCGAAGCGTCGGAACTCTGCAATAGCCAGTTATTCGGGAACCACATACGTCCGGGCGTAAAAGACCAATGGGGAAGTATGTTATTTGCTATCAGAGGAGGATTTGTGGCATCAACGGAATGAGCAACGGAGACAGCGCTGTTGGGCGAGTTAGCAATATCAGATATATTCTGGTAGAGAAGAGGATATATTTTTTCCGTTTCTTCCTTAGTGTAATCATGGCTTTCCGTGTAAGGCGTGCTTGACGTGAAATTTGCTGTAATTAAGTTCATTTAGCCCCCAGGTGGAATCAATAACCAATACTTGACTGTCCACTATGGTGCATTTCCATCACTATGTATTTATATTTATAATAATTTCAGGTTGCTGTGCCGATTTGATGTTTTCTTACTGAAATTAATCAGAATTAAATCATAATCTTTTTGCGTGGCGGCGCAGGATATTGCGCCGCCACGGGCATGAGTTACTCCGCCCAGAATTTCTTCTTACTGGTTTTGCCAATCCCCGGATTGCAACTGTTGGTCGGATCGAGTTGTTTCCAGTGCGCCACATGATCGCAGGATGCGTGATACAGATGTCCGACGTTATGTTCTGCCGGATACTTCGCCCCACGCTGCTCCAGTACGACTTTCACCGCCTCTTTAAACGCCTTCGCATCCACGCCCGCCTTCAGCACATAATCCTGATGATTAACGTAGCAGAAGAAATGCCCGCAGCAGGAATCGACCTGCACCTGCGCTGCCAGGTGATCTGGCAGCGTTAAACGCCAGGCATCATCATTACGACGCAACGCCACGTCGAACGCCACCAGACGCTCATTCGGGTTGTAGCCCAGCGCATCACAGTAGGAGATGGTGCAGCCGCCCACGCCAAAGCGCACCAGGAAGGCATCTGCTGCTTCGCGTGCATCGCAGTGGAAGAAATCACCGCTGTGGTTGGCAAAAAAATCTGCCAGTAACCCCTGCAATTCAGCGGTTTGCGCTGACTCCACCTTAATCATCAGATGATGTTCATACGCGCTGCGATAATCCATGATGCGTGGCGCGACAAAGCGCGGAGTGATCTGATTAAAGAATTGCAGCACCCGATCAACAAAATTGCGTGGCAAAAATTTCAGGTGGCTGACGCGCACATCCCACCTGGCTTTGCCGGCCATCAGGCGCGGTATCGCCTGCGGGCCGAGTTTGCGAATTGCCAGATACATATGTTTGGCGTAACGCACGGTGAGGTCAAAGGCGTTACGGTGGATATACTCCGCCTGCACCGGCAATTCACTCATCCGCGTCAGCAGATAGCGGCGCAGTTCCACCAGCACCAACTCATCGTTGGTGCCGATATAGAAGGTGTCGCTGCCAGCACTGGCTTCGAAGGTAGGAAGACGCACCGCAAACACCACCACTTTACCTGCGCTACCCGAACTGTCATGCAGATAACGCAGATCGCCATTAAAGCGCGCGGGGCTGTCGGCGCTGACGTCGCGCAGACGGTCAGCGTAGTCATCCGCCCAGATCTTTCCCTGCCAGTCGGGTTGGTCACCGGTTTGGTACTGCTGACGGGTGAGATTTTCCAGCATCGCTTCCGGCGTGTCACCCAGCGCAATGCCGAGATGGTTGACCATCTCCAGTCGACCATCATCATGAATGCGGGCAAATAACGATTTTTCGGTAAACGCCGGACCACGGCGAATCAGCGAGCCACCGGAGTTGTTGCAGATGCCGCCGACCACCGACGCACCAATACAGGACGAACCAATGACCGAGTGCGGCTCACGCCCCAGCGGTTGCAATGTTTGTTCCAGCTCCGTCAGGGTGGTGCCGGGGAAGGCAATCACCTGACGCGCCTCATCAATGACCTGCACGCCCTGTAACTGGCGGGTGCTGACAATCACCACCTCACGATCGTAATCGTTGCCGTCCGGCGTCGAGCCGCCGGTTACGCCGGTGTTTGATGCCTGCATCAGAATAATGGCGTCGTGCGCCACGCATACCTGAAGGGTTTGCCACAGTTGTAATAATGTCTGGGGGAGCACCACGGCCAGTGCCTCACCGCGCCCAACGCGAAATCCTTTGGTGTACCAGGCCTTATCATCAGAATGGGTTAACAGCTGTTTTTCACCTACCACGTCACTCAGTTGACGCAACATTTCCTGCGGGGATGTCATGTTTTCTCTTCTGTGTCATGTGTCTGCCGGGTTATTGGACAGGCGGATACGGCGCTATGTCAATCATTCATCGGCACTAAAGTTAAAATAACGCACTGAAGCATTATCCCTTTATCTCGCGCGGAAAAACCGCGGCGTACCAATAAAAATGCGCGGGTTATCACAAAATAGAGGCAAAGCAAAAAGACAAATAAATTGTTAAATCGGGCCAGACAGGCAGAGGTGTGAAAAATATATAACGTGATGAATTTTATAATAATTCCATCTCTTTGGAAAAATTTACCATGTGATTAACATCACAAAATTAGGTCTGTAAATATCTTTGTCAATGACCTCGACGGATAAATTCGTAGCAATAATGTGATCTCCATTGCAAATACAAATCCTCTTCACCGGAAGAATGGCTGTCAGAAGCGCAGCGTAAGGAGCAGGATAATGAGAATTGGCATGGTGATCAGCGGTGGTGATGTTACCGGCATAAATAACTTTATCTTTCAGATTTCTCGCTTAACCCAGGCGGATATGGTGTTATTTAACGGCGGCATTCCAGGGTTGCTGGAAAATAAACATCAAGAAATATCGCAGCGTGATCTTGTGGATTATGCCATCGCGGCGATCCCGGTGATGCAATCAGGACGGCCAACGAGAAAATTAATTCGACCGGAATATGAAGCCATAGCGAAACAACTTAAATCGCTACGCATTGACGTATTAATTATGGCCGGAGGCGATGGGTCGCTGCAATTCCTCCATATCCTGAGTGAATTTGGTGTCAATTGCTTTGGCGTTGGTATGACCATCGATAACGATGTATTCGGCAGCGATTATACTATTGGCTTTTCCACCGCCTGTGAACAGGTGCTGAAGGAAGTGGCGAAATTACGTAACACCGGGCGTGGATTGCCGGGGCGCGTATTTATGGTGGAGTTGCTGGGTGGTTATTGTGGCGAATTAACCCTGCAATCAGCGATTAAATCCAATGCGGATTTTGCCTTGATCCCCGAGTGCCAGATTCCGCCGCATGAGCTGGCGGAACGGGTCACGGCACGTCTGGCGCAGCAAAACAGCGTGATTATTCTGTGCTCTGAAGCCTATACCCGCGAATATTCGCCGGGGTTCCAGGGGGCGATCGATACCTTAATTAAACAACTTGAACCTTTGATTGGTGTGCGTATCCGTAAAACCATCATCGGTTACGGCCTGCGTAATGGCGAACCCACCTGTGAAGAAATTTATCAGGGCACCATTATGGCCAGCGAAGTGGCGCGTTGTATTCAGTCGGGAATGCGCAATAAAGCCGTCATTATTAATGGCAGCAATAAACCGATACCCATTGATTTAATAAGCATGAAAAAACGCCTGGTTGACACCGAAGGGCATCATTACAAACTCGCTAAACAACTGCATATTCTGTGAGGAGATAGCCATGCTGAAAATATTATGTGTGTGCGGATGTGGTCTGGGGTCCAGTTTCGCCATCGAAATGAGCGCCAAAGCGGTATTAAAAAAGTTAGAAATTGATGCAGATATCGATCACACCACCATTTCTGAAGCCAATGCGTTTAAATCCGACATGATTTTAACGCAGAAGGCATTTGCCGACGTATTAAATGCCGATGCCAGTCCGGAACAAATGAAACGCGTGATTATTCTCAACAAGCTGACCGATAAGGCGGAAATTGAGCAAAAGATCGTGGCGTTTATGAAAGAACACAACATGAAGGTTGCCAGCCATGAATAGTGTTATTAACTTCCTGGTCAAAGATCTGTTAGGGCAGGCATCGATTCTGATCGCCTTTATTGCCCTGGTGGGTCTGCTGCTGCAAAAAAAATCCGCAGGCAAGGTGGTGGAAGGCACCTTTAAAACCCTGCTCGGTTTCTTAATTATGATGGCGGGTATCAACATCATTGTCGGTACGCTGACCTTCCTGAATACCATCTTTACCCACGGCTTTGGCATGCAGGGTTATATCACCGATGTTGCTGCCATCGCCGGGTTAGCGAACCGCGAGCTGGGTTCAGAGGTGGCGTTGACACTGTTGGTGATCTTTATTGTCAACATCATCATTGCCCGTCTGACACCGTTCAAATACATCTTCCTCACCGGACAGGCGCTGCTGTGGATGGCGACTATCGGTGCGGTGATCGGCTACAAAGCGGGGCTGACAGGCTTACCTCTGATCCTTACCGGCGGCATTTTTGGTGGTGTGATGGCGGTGGTGATGCCGGCACTGGCACAACCGGTAGTTCGTCGCATCACCGACTCGGATGATGTTGCGCTCGGCCACTTCTGCACCATTGGCTACCTGGTGACGGCGGCAGTGGCGAAGGTGGTCGGCAAAGGCTCGCGCTCCACTGAAGACCTGAAGCTGCCGGATAACTTCAAATTCCTGCAAGACACCTATCTGTCGATGGCGGTGGTGATGGTGCCGATGTACCTGATCCCGGCGCTGGCGGCAGGCCCGGCGTTTATCGCTCAGTACAGCAGCGGTATGAACTACCTGATGTACGCCTTTATGCAATCGATTCAGTTCGTGTGCGGGGTGTTTGTGCTGTATAGCGGCGTGCGTCTGCTGCTGAATGAGTTGGTACCTGCCTTCCGGGGTATCGCGATGCGCATCGTACCGGATGCTAAACCGGCACTCGACTGCCCGGTGATGTTCCCCTATGCACCGAATGCGGTGATCGTGGGCTTCCTCGCCACCACCCTTGGGTCGGTCGTTGGCATGCTGGTGTTCCCGATGTTCGGTCTGGCGATGATTTTACCGGGCCTGCTGACCAACTTCTTTGCCGGAGGCACCGCTGGGGTGTTTGGTAACGCGCTTGGTGGTCGTCGCGGCGCGATGATCGGCGGCTTTGTCCACGGTCTGTTCATTACGCTGCTGCC is part of the Pantoea phytobeneficialis genome and harbors:
- the pqqD gene encoding pyrroloquinoline quinone biosynthesis peptide chaperone PqqD; this translates as MKDNLIPAFRRGYRLQWEPAQESHVVLYPEGMAKLNETATAILELVTGKQDVAAIIATLNARFPDAGGVDEDVKAFLQSAIEQKWIQCREPE
- a CDS encoding PTS sugar transporter subunit IIB; this encodes MLKILCVCGCGLGSSFAIEMSAKAVLKKLEIDADIDHTTISEANAFKSDMILTQKAFADVLNADASPEQMKRVIILNKLTDKAEIEQKIVAFMKEHNMKVASHE
- the dld gene encoding D-lactate dehydrogenase, whose product is MTSPQEMLRQLSDVVGEKQLLTHSDDKAWYTKGFRVGRGEALAVVLPQTLLQLWQTLQVCVAHDAIILMQASNTGVTGGSTPDGNDYDREVVIVSTRQLQGVQVIDEARQVIAFPGTTLTELEQTLQPLGREPHSVIGSSCIGASVVGGICNNSGGSLIRRGPAFTEKSLFARIHDDGRLEMVNHLGIALGDTPEAMLENLTRQQYQTGDQPDWQGKIWADDYADRLRDVSADSPARFNGDLRYLHDSSGSAGKVVVFAVRLPTFEASAGSDTFYIGTNDELVLVELRRYLLTRMSELPVQAEYIHRNAFDLTVRYAKHMYLAIRKLGPQAIPRLMAGKARWDVRVSHLKFLPRNFVDRVLQFFNQITPRFVAPRIMDYRSAYEHHLMIKVESAQTAELQGLLADFFANHSGDFFHCDAREAADAFLVRFGVGGCTISYCDALGYNPNERLVAFDVALRRNDDAWRLTLPDHLAAQVQVDSCCGHFFCYVNHQDYVLKAGVDAKAFKEAVKVVLEQRGAKYPAEHNVGHLYHASCDHVAHWKQLDPTNSCNPGIGKTSKKKFWAE
- the pqqE gene encoding pyrroloquinoline quinone biosynthesis protein PqqE, with amino-acid sequence MNPNKNGVTPPLWLLAELTYRCPLQCPYCSNPLDFAQQEKELTTEQWIEVFRQARAMGSVQLGFSGGEPLTRKDLPELIKAARDLGFYTNLITSGIGLTQNKLDAFADAGLDHIQISFQASDETLNAALAGSKKAFQQKLEMAKAVKAHGYPMVLNFVLHRHNIDQIDKIIDLCIELEADDVELATCQFYGWAHINRQGLLPTREQIARAEAVVAEYRQRMEASGNLTNLLFVTPDYYEERPKPCMGGWGSIFLSVTPEGTALPCHSARQLPVEFPSVLEQSLDDIWYNSFGFNRYRGYDWMPEPCRSCDEKEKDFGGCRCQAYMLTGNADNTDPVCSKSPHHDKILEARREASCSDIKIAQLQFRNRANSQLIYKQRIL
- a CDS encoding 6-phosphofructokinase; this encodes MRIGMVISGGDVTGINNFIFQISRLTQADMVLFNGGIPGLLENKHQEISQRDLVDYAIAAIPVMQSGRPTRKLIRPEYEAIAKQLKSLRIDVLIMAGGDGSLQFLHILSEFGVNCFGVGMTIDNDVFGSDYTIGFSTACEQVLKEVAKLRNTGRGLPGRVFMVELLGGYCGELTLQSAIKSNADFALIPECQIPPHELAERVTARLAQQNSVIILCSEAYTREYSPGFQGAIDTLIKQLEPLIGVRIRKTIIGYGLRNGEPTCEEIYQGTIMASEVARCIQSGMRNKAVIINGSNKPIPIDLISMKKRLVDTEGHHYKLAKQLHIL
- the pqqF gene encoding pyrroloquinoline quinone biosynthesis protein PqqF; translation: MTTRSLTLANGLRCHLHQQPDAHDAAALVQVTAGSLHEPDRWPGLAHLLEHLVFCGSTGIADDQRLMPWVQQQGGQVNATTQLSDSAFFFQVPARALEAGVARLLDMLAAPRLTEEAIRQESAVIDAEYRLLQRHAATLSEAALLDMPDAPARLRRFRVGSQVVFGDNVTDLQQALRAFHQQHYVAESMTLWLQGPQPLVELEQLAQRYGQQLRPGTAPVIALPSPSGGISHRQIQLAGEEAFWLTFILPDSADTLRDNVTLCRQFWLDEAPGSLLAQLRAAGLCENISLQWLWRDSQHSWLALKFTARTLSTRQALCIEAQFRQHLSDLMHTGTPQRHHYQRLAQEDFRQLTPLEQLRGRATGFAPGTAADFGDWLRLLQQCQPRRLLTQVQVDAITRHTQGFDLALADWSAPAKVSASGLPCWFYPLAQPPSLRALPDQSFPMLRVTPVQPQQTLLLRPAFYQPLSDELAGARQQLLRPILAALRHSGGRGSWQQVQGSWQLTLHLPKERDAALAAVQQTVQALHIGVEPQPVNAADGIVIRQLLAALPHQLLTTSAAPGWQAAWSGSDMALAEDIARVLSDLPLAAAAAEPSLTAGVTAIPCSGRDQALLLFMPLIAADDASLAALRMLALIYEPRFFQRLRVEQQIGYVVSARYQRVADVDGILLALQSPDIPWPTLLGHCKRFLRALDVAEVDLAALQPTLRNPLSSVDNATAALRALRQQQGLAELSSDAIDALCLTQLQQLHQRLLRGRRHWRVLVALSQTLNCP
- the pqqC gene encoding pyrroloquinoline-quinone synthase PqqC, translated to MIITEALTPAAFEQALRAKGAYYHIHHPYHIAMHNGAATPEQIKGWVANRFYYQTNIPLKDAAIMANCPDPATRRKWVQRILDHDGSNGHEGGIEAWLQLGEAVGLTREELLSEQHVLPGVRFAVDAYVNFARRANWQEAACSSLTELFAPQIHQSRLDSWPQHYPWIKEEGYFYFRSRLSQANRDVEHGLALALEIFTTAEQQNRMLEILQFKLDILWTMLDAMTMAYALERPPYHTVTDKAAWHTTRLV
- a CDS encoding PTS sugar transporter subunit IIC, which translates into the protein MNSVINFLVKDLLGQASILIAFIALVGLLLQKKSAGKVVEGTFKTLLGFLIMMAGINIIVGTLTFLNTIFTHGFGMQGYITDVAAIAGLANRELGSEVALTLLVIFIVNIIIARLTPFKYIFLTGQALLWMATIGAVIGYKAGLTGLPLILTGGIFGGVMAVVMPALAQPVVRRITDSDDVALGHFCTIGYLVTAAVAKVVGKGSRSTEDLKLPDNFKFLQDTYLSMAVVMVPMYLIPALAAGPAFIAQYSSGMNYLMYAFMQSIQFVCGVFVLYSGVRLLLNELVPAFRGIAMRIVPDAKPALDCPVMFPYAPNAVIVGFLATTLGSVVGMLVFPMFGLAMILPGLLTNFFAGGTAGVFGNALGGRRGAMIGGFVHGLFITLLPAILVPMLESYGFTGVTFSDSDVISTGLVLGHAFQNNWLFVALFIVFITLIAWFVNGKSPKPHEENIHETL
- a CDS encoding YceI family protein; amino-acid sequence: MKNVTRFALPLLAAATLYAPLSQAAAMHYDLNPEHTSVIVTWTHFGFSHPTADIPNSKGTLVFDKDHPEQSRVDVTLPITQIDSHVPALTKEFLGKEYFDTAKYPSAVFHSTKVVAKGDNKFDVEGNLTLKGITKPITLHATLNQQGEHPMVKKQAIGFDATGTIKRSDFKLDKYVPAVSDDVTLTISTEAYAK